The Sphingomonas alpina genome has a segment encoding these proteins:
- a CDS encoding putative bifunctional diguanylate cyclase/phosphodiesterase — MAEVAFCIAREHDPWLVMLAVFVCCTGAFAIVQMFNRAQGTAGMQRFGWLFLTSVGAGATIWCTHFVAMLAYKAGVPVALDPVLTIVSLIVAIGGTSIGLAVATWRQNRLCSIAGGILVGAAISAMHFTGMAAYRVDGIIEWRWPYVIASLLCAVTFAGAAFAALGTGQLGRYRIPIGTGLLVTAIATLHFVAMTALRIVPLRLSATPLDPAQMHALGLATALVGLVVIATGVFAALIDRWTRSDAMQRLHHMAMSDALTDLPNRVGFQNELTRQLGIARATNTRLGFVAIDLDRFKEINDVHGHKAGDDVLAALAHRMRGEMGRHDVVARLGGDEFVAITRFEDRLQLAAFVTRIETALKTPLSIGQFDTSVGASIGIAVYPEDAGDAETLANNADLAMYRAKSEGSPTPCFYDAPLDQIIRDRRELANDLRRAIDENRLEVHYQVQASIATQEVTGYEALLRWTHPERGPISPSVFIPIAEENGLILPLGEWVMRRACTDAVGWENDLKVAVNVSPVQLAHADLPRLFHQIMLDTGLPPRRLEIELTETAIMADRAHALHVLRQIKALGVGVALDDFGTGYSSLETLRAFPFDKIKLDRLFVSELDGSPETIAIIRAVLALGKSLSIPVLAEGIETDLQLDVLRREGCDEAQGFLLGYPQPVSAAGPSPFIEGSDGKPLPGRNDLSNAA; from the coding sequence ATGGCCGAGGTCGCCTTTTGCATCGCTCGCGAACATGACCCATGGCTGGTTATGCTCGCTGTTTTCGTCTGCTGCACCGGTGCGTTCGCCATCGTCCAGATGTTCAACCGCGCCCAGGGAACGGCGGGAATGCAGCGCTTCGGATGGCTGTTCCTGACGTCGGTGGGTGCCGGGGCAACGATCTGGTGCACGCATTTCGTCGCCATGCTCGCCTATAAGGCCGGCGTGCCAGTCGCCCTGGACCCGGTGCTGACGATCGTTTCGTTGATCGTCGCGATCGGCGGGACGAGTATTGGCCTCGCCGTCGCGACGTGGCGCCAGAACCGCCTCTGTTCCATCGCCGGCGGCATTCTGGTCGGTGCCGCCATCTCCGCAATGCACTTCACCGGCATGGCCGCCTATCGCGTCGACGGCATCATCGAGTGGCGATGGCCCTATGTCATCGCATCGTTGCTGTGTGCCGTGACATTTGCGGGCGCGGCGTTTGCCGCGCTCGGTACCGGGCAGCTCGGTCGATATCGCATCCCGATCGGTACGGGATTGCTCGTCACCGCCATCGCGACACTGCATTTCGTGGCGATGACCGCGCTGCGCATCGTACCGCTCCGGCTCAGCGCGACTCCGCTCGATCCGGCGCAAATGCATGCACTGGGCCTCGCCACCGCGCTGGTCGGACTGGTGGTGATCGCCACCGGCGTGTTCGCGGCGCTGATCGATCGCTGGACTCGATCGGATGCGATGCAGCGCCTGCATCACATGGCAATGAGCGATGCGCTCACCGACCTGCCGAATCGGGTAGGCTTCCAGAACGAGCTGACGCGCCAGCTCGGTATCGCGCGTGCCACCAATACGCGCCTCGGTTTCGTCGCCATCGACCTGGATCGCTTCAAGGAGATCAACGACGTCCATGGCCACAAGGCGGGGGACGATGTCCTGGCTGCGCTGGCGCACCGCATGCGCGGCGAAATGGGCCGGCATGACGTGGTCGCGCGCCTCGGTGGTGACGAGTTCGTCGCCATCACCCGTTTCGAGGATCGCCTTCAGCTGGCTGCGTTCGTTACCCGCATCGAGACGGCGCTCAAGACGCCGCTTTCGATCGGCCAGTTCGATACCAGCGTCGGAGCGAGCATCGGCATAGCGGTCTATCCGGAAGATGCCGGCGATGCCGAAACTCTGGCGAACAATGCCGATCTCGCAATGTATCGCGCCAAGAGTGAGGGGTCGCCAACGCCTTGCTTCTACGATGCACCGCTCGACCAGATCATCCGCGACCGGCGCGAACTGGCAAACGATCTGCGCCGCGCAATCGACGAGAATCGGCTTGAGGTCCATTATCAGGTTCAGGCCTCGATCGCGACGCAGGAAGTGACTGGCTATGAAGCATTGCTCCGCTGGACGCATCCGGAACGCGGCCCGATATCACCGTCCGTCTTCATTCCCATCGCGGAGGAGAACGGCCTGATCCTGCCGCTCGGCGAATGGGTCATGCGCCGTGCCTGCACCGACGCCGTGGGTTGGGAAAACGACTTGAAGGTGGCGGTCAACGTGTCACCGGTGCAACTCGCCCATGCCGATCTGCCCAGGCTGTTCCACCAGATCATGCTCGACACCGGCCTTCCGCCGCGCCGGCTGGAGATCGAGCTCACCGAAACCGCCATCATGGCCGATCGCGCCCATGCGCTTCACGTTCTGCGCCAGATCAAGGCGCTCGGCGTCGGCGTGGCGCTCGACGATTTCGGCACCGGCTATTCGTCGCTGGAAACCCTGCGGGCGTTTCCCTTCGACAAGATCAAGCTCGACCGGCTGTTCGTGTCCGAGCTCGATGGCAGTCCTGAGACGATCGCCATCATCCGCGCCGTCCTGGCGCTCGGCAAGAGCCTGTCGATACCGGTTCTCGCCGAGGGGATTGAAACCGATCTCCAGCTTGACGTGCTGCGGCGCGAGGGTTGCGACGAGGCACAGGGCTTTCTGCTGGGTTATCCCCAGCCGGTGTCCGCGGCCGGACCTTCGCCGTTCATCGAAGGATCGGACGGAAAGCCTCTGCCCGGCCGCAACGATCTCAGCAACGCCGCCTAA